The genomic stretch CCCCCATTTCTCTATTTGGCGGAATTTCCAAAAAAATATCAGATTTTATACCAGATTTTTTTAATAAATTTTTTATTTCATTTTGAAAGTCCATATTTTATATATATTTTTTTATATAACTCATCATTTTATCTACTTTTTTCATCCAAGTATGCTCTTTTATTACTTGAATTTTTGCATTTATTTTTTCTTCAGAATTTGTATCAAGCTCTTCCTGAATGTAAATATTAAATTTTTCAAAATCATTTGTAATTCTTATATGATCTTTGAATTGTTCTACGCCTGGAGTGTTAGTTGTTACAATTGGAATTCCGCAAGCCATGTATTCATATAATTTCATAGGACAAGTATATTTTATAAATTCATTCGTATAATGTGGAATTATTCCAACATCAAATTGATTTATATAATCAGGAGTTTCTTTGTATTTTTTTGCACCCAATAAATATATATTAGAAGTTTTTTTGAGTCTTATCGCATCTTCATCGCTCCATATTGGGCCAATTAATACAATAGATTTGTCTAAATTTTTGTTTGCAATATATTCTATCAAATCTAAATTTACTCGATTTTCTTGTATTACTCCAACATAACCAATTATTGGATGTGGAATTTTTGCTATATCATTGTTTATCAATTTATTTTTTCCACTGTAATGAGCCAAATCTATTCCTTGAGTTATTTGAAATATTTTTTCGTGTCTTGGACTAAACATATTCTCAGTATCTTTTGCTAGAGAAAAAATTATATTTGCTTTTTCACTTATTATTTTGTAATTTTCTTCTATTTTGTCTTTTATATTGCAATAGCTTGCATGTT from Patescibacteria group bacterium encodes the following:
- a CDS encoding glycosyltransferase: MPRVKKINQIPEVNISGEKKFDVIMFNMSNYIEWTAKGRSNRNFHILNNLKNHPNINKILAIDYLPHTKKRALRNWKENIWSAPNDETIKSGLFTRIYKIDDKITVYSTISNKINLNKTLENINKYAKKENFRNIILWSYYPLVTEYFDKIDHVISIFDTVDNWAEHASYCNIKDKIEENYKIISEKANIIFSLAKDTENMFSPRHEKIFQITQGIDLAHYSGKNKLINNDIAKIPHPIIGYVGVIQENRVNLDLIEYIANKNLDKSIVLIGPIWSDEDAIRLKKTSNIYLLGAKKYKETPDYINQFDVGIIPHYTNEFIKYTCPMKLYEYMACGIPIVTTNTPGVEQFKDHIRITNDFEKFNIYIQEELDTNSEEKINAKIQVIKEHTWMKKVDKMMSYIKKYI